One Pedococcus aerophilus DNA window includes the following coding sequences:
- a CDS encoding NAD(P)/FAD-dependent oxidoreductase, with protein MADERTFVVVGGGLAGAKSVEALRDKGFEGRLILLAGEDHLPYERPPLSKDYLKTGEGLGDAFVHDQDWYAAHDIEVRTGTVVTSIDRDSHVVVTATGERVGWDRLLLATGSSPRHLDLLGADLDGVVSLRTIEDSDRLRGALVQDARVVLVGGGWIGLEVAAAAREAGSTVTVLESLDLPLVRVLGPTVATVFADLHREHGVDLRTGVQVEELVGEDGSVTGVRLADGSTVPADLVVVGIGAVPNTALAEDAGLEVDNGVVADAVGRTSDPDVFAVGDVANVDHPFLGRLVRVEHWANALNQPAIVTAAMLDQFGPEPELPFFFTDQYDLGMEYHGLGDPEDDVVVRGDLEGREFIAFWLRDGVVTAGMNVNVWDVGDAVKGLIRSGKQVDRAKLADGRVSLENLT; from the coding sequence ATGGCTGATGAGCGCACGTTCGTGGTGGTCGGTGGTGGGCTCGCAGGAGCCAAGTCGGTGGAAGCGTTGCGGGACAAGGGTTTCGAGGGGCGTCTGATCCTCCTCGCCGGTGAGGACCACCTGCCCTACGAGCGCCCTCCGCTGTCCAAGGACTACCTCAAGACCGGCGAGGGCCTCGGTGACGCCTTCGTCCACGACCAGGACTGGTATGCCGCCCACGACATCGAGGTGCGGACCGGCACCGTGGTCACGTCGATCGACCGTGACTCCCACGTGGTGGTGACGGCGACGGGGGAGCGGGTCGGCTGGGACCGACTCCTGCTGGCGACCGGCAGCTCTCCACGTCACCTCGACCTGCTGGGGGCAGATCTCGACGGGGTGGTGTCACTGAGGACCATCGAGGACAGCGACCGGCTGCGTGGAGCGCTGGTGCAGGACGCGCGGGTGGTGCTCGTCGGCGGTGGCTGGATCGGGCTCGAGGTCGCGGCGGCTGCTCGCGAGGCCGGCTCGACCGTCACGGTGCTGGAGTCGCTCGACCTGCCCCTGGTGCGCGTCCTTGGCCCCACCGTCGCGACCGTCTTCGCCGACCTGCACCGCGAGCACGGTGTCGACCTGCGCACCGGGGTGCAGGTCGAGGAGCTGGTGGGGGAGGACGGCTCGGTCACGGGGGTTCGTCTCGCCGACGGATCGACCGTGCCGGCCGACCTCGTCGTCGTCGGGATCGGCGCCGTGCCGAACACGGCCCTCGCCGAGGACGCGGGTCTCGAGGTCGACAACGGCGTCGTGGCCGATGCCGTGGGGCGCACGAGCGACCCCGACGTCTTCGCCGTCGGTGACGTCGCCAACGTCGATCACCCGTTCCTGGGCCGCCTGGTCCGGGTCGAGCACTGGGCGAACGCGCTCAACCAGCCGGCCATAGTCACGGCGGCGATGCTCGACCAGTTCGGTCCCGAGCCGGAGCTGCCGTTCTTCTTCACCGACCAGTACGACCTCGGGATGGAGTACCACGGTCTCGGCGACCCGGAGGACGACGTCGTTGTTCGCGGCGACCTCGAGGGGCGGGAGTTCATCGCCTTCTGGCTCCGCGACGGGGTCGTCACTGCAGGGATGAACGTCAACGTCTGGGACGTCGGCGACGCCGTCAAGGGCTTGATCCGCTCGGGAAAGCAGGTCGACCGGGCGAAACTTGCCGACGGCCGCGTGTCGCTCGAGAACCTGACCTGA
- a CDS encoding ExeM/NucH family extracellular endonuclease gives MRERRKQMMGAAGAIALTAGVVSVATSAQAAPTPSASVVINEVYGGGGNSGATYKQDFIELANTTSAPISLTGWSVQYASSTGANWAITPLTGTLPAGGTYVVREAAGTGGTTDVPSDVVGTIAMSGTGGKVALVNTDGALTGCGAKSTTTPCSGLPQVVDFVGYGSANDFAGSAPTAVTSNSTSASRSATHANTADNGADFTLGAPSPTPAGTPPPPPPPPAPVAKTIAEVQGTGATSPLVGQDVVVKGVVTAAYPTGGLNGFFLQTQGTGPESRADGASDAVFVFQSGRDVPLDADAVVGNYVEVTGEVSEFGGLTEITAAAADIVDAGTDFSAVQALTSAWPRTDAGRESLEGMLFQPTGAYTVTNTFATNQYGEVGLASGTTPLLQSTEVAEPGSAEAKAVDADNAARKVTLDDGASSNFTAASYSAATCGTRPTPCLLNGDQTPAYVSNTEPVRVGAPATFTAPVVVDYRFNLWRFQPTAPVVGPENTGSPVTFTNTRTAAPDEADINQLGDADLKVASFNVLNYFTDLGDADPECLAYYDRDSSGDTVRDGCDRRGAWDAADLARQTEKEVSAINALDADVVGLMEVENSARFGHSRDESLSRLVAALNADAGPGTWAFVPSSTDLPSADEQDFITSAMIYKPANVMRVDRSRALGDQSEDGQAFGNAREPIAQTFKKKTGKGDKFLFVVNHFKSKGSAGPFPGDADSGDGQGASVTSRILQAQALRDWVPGVAAEYGAKAIVMAGDYNSYTMEDPLDVLYDAGYTDVGSKFDDGQYSYSFSGLSGSLDHILVNAAGLKMSTGADHWNINSGESLALEYSRYNYHGTDFHDPGPYRSSDHDPVVLGLKAFVK, from the coding sequence GTGCGCGAACGCCGCAAGCAAATGATGGGGGCGGCGGGCGCGATCGCGCTCACCGCTGGTGTGGTCTCGGTGGCGACGAGTGCGCAGGCCGCACCGACGCCGTCGGCCAGTGTCGTGATCAACGAGGTGTACGGCGGCGGTGGCAACAGCGGCGCGACGTACAAGCAGGATTTCATTGAGCTGGCGAACACCACCAGCGCACCGATCAGCCTCACGGGATGGTCGGTGCAGTACGCGTCGTCCACCGGCGCGAACTGGGCGATCACCCCGCTGACGGGCACGCTGCCCGCGGGGGGCACCTACGTGGTCCGGGAGGCAGCGGGCACGGGCGGCACCACTGACGTCCCGTCCGACGTCGTCGGCACGATCGCCATGTCGGGCACCGGCGGCAAGGTCGCGCTCGTCAACACCGACGGTGCCCTGACCGGCTGCGGCGCCAAGTCGACGACCACCCCCTGTTCGGGCCTCCCGCAGGTCGTCGACTTCGTCGGCTACGGCTCGGCGAACGACTTCGCCGGCTCGGCCCCGACGGCGGTCACGAGCAACTCGACGTCGGCCAGCCGCAGCGCGACCCACGCCAACACGGCCGACAACGGTGCGGACTTCACCCTCGGCGCTCCCAGCCCGACGCCCGCGGGCACGCCTCCTCCGCCCCCGCCGCCGCCCGCCCCCGTGGCGAAGACCATCGCCGAGGTGCAGGGCACCGGCGCCACCTCGCCGCTCGTCGGCCAGGACGTCGTCGTCAAGGGCGTCGTCACGGCCGCCTACCCGACCGGGGGCCTCAACGGCTTCTTCCTCCAGACCCAGGGCACCGGCCCCGAGTCCCGCGCCGACGGCGCCTCCGACGCCGTCTTCGTCTTCCAGAGCGGCAGGGACGTGCCGCTGGACGCCGACGCCGTGGTCGGCAACTACGTGGAGGTGACCGGCGAGGTCAGCGAGTTCGGCGGCCTCACCGAGATCACCGCTGCCGCAGCCGACATCGTCGACGCCGGCACCGACTTCAGCGCCGTGCAGGCGCTGACCTCGGCCTGGCCGAGGACCGATGCGGGCCGTGAGTCCCTGGAGGGCATGCTCTTCCAGCCGACCGGCGCCTACACGGTGACCAACACGTTCGCCACCAACCAGTACGGCGAGGTGGGCCTCGCGTCCGGCACGACGCCGCTGCTCCAGAGCACCGAGGTCGCCGAGCCCGGTTCCGCCGAGGCCAAGGCCGTCGACGCCGACAACGCCGCGCGCAAGGTGACGCTCGACGACGGTGCCTCGAGCAACTTCACGGCAGCCAGCTACTCGGCCGCCACCTGTGGCACGCGCCCCACGCCGTGCCTGCTCAACGGTGACCAGACCCCGGCCTACGTCTCGAACACCGAGCCCGTCCGGGTCGGCGCCCCGGCGACGTTCACCGCCCCGGTCGTCGTCGACTACCGCTTCAACCTCTGGCGCTTCCAGCCGACCGCTCCCGTCGTCGGCCCGGAGAACACCGGTTCGCCGGTGACGTTCACCAACACCCGCACCGCGGCGCCCGACGAGGCGGACATCAACCAGCTCGGTGACGCCGACCTCAAGGTCGCGTCGTTCAACGTGCTGAACTACTTCACCGACCTCGGTGACGCGGACCCGGAGTGCCTCGCGTACTACGACCGCGACAGCAGCGGTGACACGGTGCGCGACGGCTGCGACCGTCGCGGTGCCTGGGACGCGGCCGACCTCGCCCGCCAGACCGAGAAGGAGGTGTCGGCGATCAACGCGCTCGACGCCGACGTCGTCGGGCTGATGGAGGTCGAGAACTCGGCCCGGTTCGGCCACTCGCGTGATGAGAGCCTGTCGCGACTCGTGGCGGCGCTGAACGCCGACGCGGGTCCCGGCACGTGGGCCTTCGTGCCCTCCTCGACAGACCTGCCGTCCGCGGACGAGCAGGACTTCATCACCTCGGCGATGATCTACAAGCCGGCCAACGTCATGCGCGTCGACCGTTCCCGTGCGCTGGGTGACCAGAGCGAGGACGGGCAGGCCTTCGGCAACGCGCGCGAGCCGATCGCCCAGACCTTCAAGAAGAAGACCGGCAAGGGCGACAAGTTCCTCTTCGTCGTCAACCACTTCAAGTCCAAGGGCTCGGCCGGTCCGTTCCCCGGCGACGCCGACTCCGGCGACGGCCAGGGCGCCTCGGTGACCAGCCGGATCCTGCAGGCCCAGGCCCTGCGCGACTGGGTGCCCGGTGTCGCTGCCGAGTACGGCGCCAAGGCCATCGTCATGGCCGGTGACTACAACTCGTACACGATGGAGGACCCGCTCGACGTCCTCTACGACGCCGGGTACACCGATGTGGGCTCGAAGTTCGACGACGGGCAGTACTCCTACTCGTTCTCCGGGCTGTCCGGGTCGCTGGACCACATCCTCGTCAACGCGGCGGGCCTGAAGATGTCCACGGGTGCCGACCACTGGAACATCAACTCCGGTGAGTCGCTGGCCCTGGAGTACAGCCGGTACAACTACCACGGCACCGACTTCCACGACCCCGGTCCCTACCGGTCCTCCGACCACGACCCCGTGGTCCTGGGCCTCAAGGCCTTCGTCAAGTAG